ACCAGCCGATTtcaatgtttaagttttttttaattttacttttaattatgtgtatgtgtgtgcacatgcacatacatgcatgtagatgcctgaggaagccagaggaaaACATCTTATCCCCTGCAGAGGGAATTACAGACGACTATCGGCCActtcagtgtgggtgctgggaactgaactcaggtcgtctggaagagttgaaccatctctctcaggctggagagaaaaGGCTTGACGTTTCTCCTGTCTGAAGTATTAAtaactcatttcttttcagtatcttttctaaattttaaattttattagtgtgtgtagaGGGAGGGGGTGTGCGTGAGCACGCACGATATGTGAATATCTCTGTGCCATTGGATGAGTTTATGCAAGTCAGAAGACAACGATCTGTAGctggttctctctctttttttcccacgGTGGGTTacaagaaccaaactcaggtcatcaggtttgtatggcaagcacttCGACCTTCTTAAGACACCTCATTGGCCCTCATTCCTTCTTTTATCTCGAATAACATTTAATCGTCTGGATGTACCACAGCTTCAAACATTCAAACATTTTATGCGCGCGCAGGGCCGGTGGGGCAGAGGACTAAACCCAGAGCCTGGCATGCAACATTCTTGTAGCTTGAAGCAGGGGGATCGTGAGTTCAGAGACAACCTTGGATAAAGACAAAGTTCCAGACTTGGCTAAAtgaagacctgtctcaaaacaacaacaacaaaaataataacgttacacagataaacctgaATGATGATTTTAAAGGGTCAAATGAGGCGAGACTAACGGGTTGAGCAATCGGATTCCGGCGCTAGATGGCAGAGCGGAACCTCGATCAAGGTCCCGCCCCTGCCTCGTAGTCCCTGCCCTAATCTCCTCCCCCGCTTCCAACGCCTTAGTTCCACTCTGCTGCGGTAAGCAAGCTGAAGCAATTTCCGCCCAAAGAAGGGTGGGGCTTCCGTGTAGTCCCGGTCTCGCGAATACTAGTGCTAGGACAAAAGGGGGTGATCGCCACATGTCATCCTTGCCTCTTCACTACATTTCCCGTCTCGGTTCCGCCCTTACTACTCCCACTTCCGGCCAGGGAAAACGCCACCACGCAGAACCCGGCTTTCCTTCCGCCCTCAGTAGTTTCCGCCACTTCTGTTCCCACCAGACACACGAGGCTCAAACGAAGCCACGTTCTCCTCTCTCCGGTTTCGCAACACGCCCGAAAAAACGGAAAGAGGAAACAGCCCGCCTCCTCTCGTCCCCTGTCCCTTCTCCTGCCTTCTCCACCCCTTCCTCTTACAGGCCCTCCCATTTTAGGTGGAGACGAAGCCATATTCGCCCTCAGAGAGGCGGAGACGCTGGTCTAGCCGCTCTCGCGAGCACTCCGAACTCTCGCGAGACTGACACCCGACTTGTGCGCCCGGGAAACCCCGTCGTTCCCTTTCCCCTGGCTAGCAGCGCGGAGGCCGCACGGTAAGCGAGAGCTCTGAGTCGGGCTGTGCGCGGGGCCACGGGGCCGGGCTGTCTGGCCCCAAGAGCTCGTGCCGGGGACCGCAGGAAGCCCGGCGCGGGGTCGCTCCGCCCCTTGGAGCCGCGGCCACGTGCGAGCGGCAGGCCCGGACATGCCTATGGCTACAAATCCGGGAGTCCAAAAGGGGTTATAGGTGGGCAGCGGAGGGGTGAGTGGAGTGCCCGGGAACGTGGGCTGAGGGAGAGGGATGTGGAGGAGTCTTCCCACGCGGTCACCACGCCGGCTTGTGATCCGCATGCCGTGGGCACCCGGGAGCTCTGTTGAACCTGGAAGAGCCGGGCTGCACTTGGCGAAAGGCGGGGAGGATGTTGGGGCTTCGGTCTGGATGGGAGAGTCTTGGGGTTGCTGTTGACCTGGAACCGCGTCAGTTTTTCGAACCAAGCCTCCTATTGACATACTTGCCTTTCCTCCCAGATGCCTGGAGTTACTGTAAAAGACGTTAACCAGCAGGAGTTCGTCAGAGCTCTGGCAGCCTTCCTCAAAAAGTAAGCGTCGGGCCGGAGCTGTGACCCCAAAGCTAATCTGAATGGCCTCTTGTTGGGGCCTTTTCTGAATTAGGCCTAGGATGGCCATGTTTCCGTGTTGTCCCTGTTCATATGCTAGCACCTATCCTGCTTTTTCCGAGTTGGTTCTGTTGACGGGGAATGGTTTCGGGGATCGGAAGTAATTTTATGGAAATTTCTAAAATGTCCTTTTCTCGATTCTTTTGGTCCCAGGTCCGGGAAGCTGAAAGTCCCCGAATGGGTGGACACAGTCAAGCTGGCCAAACATAAAGAGCTTGCCCCCTATGATGAGAACTGGTTCTACACACGAGCTGGTGAGAACTGGGGACTTTGGCTGGGAATGGGGAGCTGGGTGACCCCAGGCAGGAACCCCTTCCCCTCTCAACTGTGCTAGGAAGAGACAGACCTCATGCTCTAATGACTACTTATAGGTGCTCACTTGAGAGTCTCTGACAGTATCCATTGTGTAACATTCTAATTCAGATCCATCTCTACCAGGCGATTCTCTACTGAAAGATAGGCAAGTTGGGGTGCTGCTCCTGTTCTCAGAGGGCACTTACGGCTCTGAGCGCCCAAGAGAAAACTTTTCTCTCTGGAGCTATGGGTCCTATTCGGAtgttttggtgttctgtatgctatAGTCTGGTTAGCTCTGCAGGATGGGATCAGTGCTGGGTTGTGCCAAGGTCACAGCATCTAATATTGGCCTCTGCTAAGGGACCCCCTACCTGAGAACTCACCGGGTCATAGGAAACACATTGCTCATCACTTCAAAATGTGAAGCAGTCTATAAATTTATATTAGCGTTTATTAAGTCAAATGTCCATGGGATCCACTTTGTTTCAGGCTTTGGCATGGGCACAGGGACCATCATGACTCAACACAGCCTCTGAAAACCAAAAGGTCAATTCCACAGTGTGGGAAAAGGTCGGTGCATCCACCTGCCAGcgcaattttttatttttttaaaggatgagGGTGATGTAGGGAAAGTGGCTTCCCTGCCTACAGCAGTGGTGAGGCCTAGCTAAAATATGCCCTTCTTCCCGTCTCAGAAGCAGGCACACAGACATTGAGATGCTCCGCTTGGTACAGCTTGGATTTGGCATTGCAAGAGGAAGGATAGTGGTTTTCTCTGGGTAGAGTGGTTAGTAAAGGTGTTGTGTACCTCTCAGGCAAAATTGGTTGTCTTTTTCAGGGTTGGTATTGGGGGGGGGTCATGCATGTCCTGGGTCCACCAGTTGATCATGTGACCCTTCCACCTTTGTCACTGCTGGCTTGTATTTAGAGATGGGTTCTCACCATGTACACCCTGTTTGGCCAGGAATTCGCCAAGAGACCAGGgtgccctctgcctcccaggtgctgagggTTGGATTCTGGCTCTGTATATGCTAGGCGAGCACTCTGGGCTGCATTCCAAGCCTAAAAGTGGAAAGGTGTTGGCAATGAATGGAATCTTGAGTTTGGGACCAGGTCTGCAGGCTTGTAATCCCGGTGCTTGTGCTTGTATTTGGGGCTAGAGTGCAGTGAGGTAGCAGGCTTGTGTTTGTTTGGGGGTGAGGAAAGGCTGTGGGCGTGGGGTTCAGAGGTGATGGGTTAGGGCCAGAGAAGTTCAGTGACTGAGGAGCCAGTAGAAGGGTGAATTGGGGCTAGGAAAGCAGTTTTTCCTTAGTTTGGCTGAGAACGGGTCAGGGTGAAAGATTACAAGGTTCCTCATCCAACACTTCACACCGTTGGTGAAGATGGGGCCGCCACTCGCACTGCTAAGCTGCAGTGCCTCCTGAACTGAGTTCAGATGAAGGACATCAGCCCCTCCTGGGCACAGCTCCCTAGGGCAGTGGGAAGACATTGAGGGCCAACGTCCTGTCTCGTTAATCCTCTAAAATTCAGCAGCAATTCTATGGATTTGCCTAAAGTTTTGCCTTAAAAATGTGCTAGAGCCCAGGGTCTTgttgaggaagagagaaagaagtgagcTTCAACTTGCTGTTTGCAGCCTCTAAGTAAGTCCtttcaaaaatcaaaaggaaatgcATGCAGATTTGGGGTGGCAGTGAGTGCCTTATAATTAGCTGATGGTTCTGTGGTACTGAAAAGGACTGTAAATCCCCATTAGAGAAGCTGGTGAGCTTTGCTGCAGTTTCCTCCCTGCCTGGCCACTGTGCCTGCTGGGGCAGTTGCTTTCCTTTGGTACTGTTGTACagacgcgggggggggggggggggggtatagcAGTGCAGGAGATTCAGGCACCTGCTGTGCCCAGGCTAATCTAATCCCTGGTCCTGTGCCCTGAGGAAGAGAGCAGATGATGGGTGATGATGGGTCCTGGCGTTGGGTAGGGTGGTGGCTGTGGAGCATTTGAGTTGGTCTTAAAGGTGGAGTCGTCTTGGTGTCACCTTGCAAGAAGATGGGAAGTGACACCACGTGAGTCTGTCAGTCTTGGCAGGtatatggttttaaaaaaatctgaggtTAGCAGCCGGCTGTGGGAGCAAGGCGAGTAAGCATATCAGGGGAACCCACATAACCTGGCTGGAGTCACTAAAGTAAATTTCTACTTAACCTGGTGGCTCCTGGGTGCCAGAAGAGAGGTGGCAGTGGGGCCAGATTTAGAATGACTGCCTGATTTTTGCTTTAGGGGATGAAGATATCCCTGTATTTCCTAGCCAGGTGGCCCAAGTCCCTTGTTGCCTAAATGGCATGGGACCTGGGTAGTGGCGCATGGGCTGTGAGTCttgtttttataaatgttctGTGGGACTATTGAATTGCCTGGGCCCCAGGATCCCCAGGGTTATGTCACTTCTGggactttttattttctgcttgaGAATGTGAAGGATAATGCATGATGCAGAGAATGGCAGGCAGCACCACTCAGCGCCTTGGGGCATGGCCTTCGAGGTTTTGCCAAAGCTTGTTTGACAGGCCAGGAGGCTGCCTGCAGGAACAGTCCTGTATCCATGGCTGAGATTCCAAGTTTATGGTACCCACAACAACGTGACTGCCCTGCCAGATCTTGGCCTCGTTCTCCAGGGCTAAGCTGTACTGTAAAGCAGTCAGTTCCTTTTTCACTGTCCTGCCGCAGGCATGTGGAGATGGTCACCCTTGGGAAAGTTACAGGGAAGGGAGAACCAGGGGTGTCAAGCCCCAGTTTTGGTGCATGTTCTGTTTGCTCTGTAAAGTGGTGAGAAGTTGCCTCACTCGACACAGTGAATGTAGAAAGAATGATCCTCAGACTCCCTCTTGCCCCACCTCCAGCCTCTACAGCACGGCACCTGTACCTGCGTGGTGGTGCCGGGGTTGGCTCCATGACCAAGATCTATGGAGGACGGCAGAGAAACGGTGTCAGGCCCAGCCACTTCAGCAGAGGCTCCAAGAGTGTGGCCCGCCGCGTTCTCCAAGCCCTGGAGGGACTGAAAATGGTGGAAAAGGACCAAGATGGGTATGCAGGGTTGTGCCGGAATTAGGATGGTCATTGCCCATTGGTGACTTTGTGGTGAAGCTGTTGGGCCTCCCTACAAATGGAGGTACAGGGCCTTCAGAAAGCAAACAGTGAGGCCCTCACCCAGACCTCTCTGGCTCTGAGAAGGTAATTTAGCGACTGTCCACTTTCATTAGCCTGCTCGTTAACTTTTCCCAATTGATTTTTCGCGGCTTTTGATCTAATGCTTGCACAAACGACACCTCGTCAGCTCCCAGGGGTCTCCCACTCCTGCCTTCCAGCTCCTTAGGATGCAGCTGGCTTGGGCATGAGTGGGGCTTGGCAAGAAGAATGTGGCTCCCTTGCTCGgtgctttcttctgtcttcccccAAGAGGCGGGGTTGGGCTGTGCTCAGCCAagaattaatttttctcttttgcacAGGGGCCGCAAGCTAACACCTCAGGGACAGAGAGATCTGGACAGGATTGCCGGACAGGTGAGGGGTGCACCAGCTCCTTTTCTCCATTGGGACACAGCCAGAGAAAGTCACACTGGGGCAGGGAAAAACCACTTAAGGTCTGCTGCAGAACCAGGCTGCTTTGAGTGAACTGTACCTTTCTGCAGTGCTGTCCCTCCCCTCCATACAGATCACCTTGGTTAAGGATTCTGCTCTAACTTGGTCCTCATACTTACTAGGCACCACATGCAAGCAATTTAGGGGGGAGGTGGAGATTGGGGTGGTAGACTGGTTTAGGCACAGACCAAGCAAGTCACTGTAGGGTGACTTCATTCCCACTACCTTTTGGGTTGGGTGATCTCACCCAAAAAAAAGCAGAGCCCCTGGGGTCTAACAAGGCACCCCATGCCTGATTTTCTCTGCTACAGACTGCACCTCTACTGAGGTTCTTGGAAGACTTTAGCTTTGAGCTTGGGATCTCAGTAGAGGACAAGACACAAACGTTGACACAGTGACCTTACCCTTGGGACAGTGACTAAAGCTGGAGGTGTCTGCAGTAGTGGGGCAGAGGGCGTGGCTCTGGGTAGTGAGCCATGACAAAGCCTTTAGACCACTCActgatccttctgtcttctcACAGGTGGCAGCTGCCAACAAGAAGCATTAGAACAAAGGATGCTGGATTAATAAATTGCCTCATTCATAATCCTGGTCTGGGTCTGCTTTTGatttcttggttgtttttttttttaatatttattatgtatacaacattctgtctgtgtgtatgcctgcaggccagaagagggcaccagaccccattacagatggttgtgagccaccatgtggttgctgggaattgaactcaggacctttggaagagcaggcaatgctctttaacctctgagccatctctccagcccttggttttgtcttttaatgCAGGGCTTCCCTGGGAATCCCAAGACACCAGTAGAGTTGTGGTGTCAGCTGATAGCAGGGCTGGGCTGCAGATGTGTTCCCAAGAAGAGAAAGTTTTGGATTGTGAGAGGGCAGCATAGTGACCTTCCCTTCCCCTGGTTGTCCTACCATCCTCCACTAAAGGATGGAAGGTAGATGCTGCAATCCTGCCTGATGTCATGGTGCCTGTAAGGAGTGCCAAGTAACTGTACAGTTGAATATGCTGGGCCTGAGCTCTCCAGAAGGCCAGCCTAGCCCGAGTCATCCTGGCAGCTTCCCAGGTCAATCAGCCCTATCTCAAGGGAGGCTCTGGATTTTGAAATTATATGTCTCTGCCTCACCATCCTCCTCCCCAATCTGTAACAATCAGCCACATGCCAGGTAAAACTGGCTCTCTGCAGAGGACACTTGTGTTTTCAAGCCACATGAGTACCGCCCCTCCCAGGTTGAAGCATGGGGACAGGCAGTTTTCTGTGTCCAGCAAGCTTCTTGGGATGGGTATCCTACAGCATTTGGAGGGACAAACCCTGGGTAACTGGATGCGTCAAGGCTGTGAGGATGTGGCCTGTGTCAACCCATGCAGTCCACCTCAAGCCTGAGCTCAGGCGGGTCCCTTTCTGTGGTCAAGTGAAGAGGAATGTTTTGGCCCAGCTGATCACATGTAATGAAGTTGCTTAGCTGCAGCCACTGCCACTACCGAGAAAGTTGAGTTGTGGTTGGTCTGAGGTTCCCTGAGTAGCAGCTTGGAACTGGAGACCAGCTGTCCTGCCCTCCAAAGGCAGGCACCTCGCAATGTGGGTGGGAGGTGGCAGGTTGTGAAGAGAAGGGGAAGTAAGCTTCGGGGACTACTGAGTGCTCTCTTGGTGATATCACCAAGCTCATAAAAGGGGGTCATTACTACCAAACAGGAGAAATGGACTCGATATAAATCAGCTGACCTTGGTCTTGAAGCCCAAGTAATAGTTTTTTTAGCACAATGACCTGGAGCTCCTGGCCCCCTGCTGTGTCCACCTtcacaatgctgggattacagtcctgCACCACACATTTGGGCCACTTGGCCTATTTTTAAGTTATGAAATATTTCAGGCATGTAAAACAGTATTCAAAGCAGCCTTGCAAAGCTCCCCACCCATGGCTTTGAGTATGGCTTCCGAGTTGAGAACACTTGTTACTCTGAAGAGAcctcagttcagttcctagcatccatatcaGAAGGCTCACtactgtaacttcagctctaggggATTCAATACTGTGGCCTCAGGGACACCTACACTTATGTGCATACCCAAGAGCAAGACACACCTGCACAGAAtgccagccgggcagtggtggcaaatagGTCtaaggagttcaaagccaggctggtctgcaaACCaaagttccagggctacacagagaaaggccATCTTTgtctctaccccacccccaagtggggctggagagagaactcagcagttaagagcaagagcattggctgctcttagAGGAGACCCGTATGGCAACTCACAATTGTCTGGGCTCTGACTGACAGATATATATGCaagcaaagcttttttttttttttttttttttttttttttttggtttttcgagacaagatttctctgtagctttggagcatgtcctggaactagctcttctagtttaaggctggccttaaactcacagagatccgcctgcctctgcctcccgagtgctgggattaaaggcgtgcgccaccgctgcccggcAAGCAAAGCATcttaaatagctttaaaaaataataggaaaaagtATTATGCAAGAGAAGTCAATTGTAACTCAGTAGCTAAAACTTTGCCTGGCACAGGAGAGGCCCAGAGTTCCATTCCAAACAGAACCAAACGTAGTAGGGAATAAAGACACTAAATACTACAGAGCtaggcgtggtggcgcacacctttaatcccagctctcggggaggcagaggcgggcggatctctgtgagtgtgaggccagtctggtctacagagctagtgccaggacaggctccaaggcaacATAATCtcgccgggggggggggggggggtaactaCAAAGTCAAagccaggtaatggtggcacacacctttaatcccagcactcgggaggcagagacaggttgatttctgtaaattcaagaccagcctgatctacaaagtgagtttcaggatggggaactccaaagctacagagaaaaacccatgGGGGGAGTAAGAAAAGAAGCTGTGTGAAACTATTTGAGTCCTTCCCCAGCCCAGTCCTCCTTCCCTAGAGGTGAAAGTCACGGGCGGGCGTACACATTTGTCTTTATCACAGACCATTGTCCCCAAACAGCAGGCAGTGTCAACCCCATTACCTACACCCGGGTTtttctcctccccatttcccccaTTTCTGACACTGACTTGACCGCTGCTCTGCGGCTTTCAGCTGCCCTATTGAACGTTCTACAGCATGTCCTTTCTCCTGCAAATGTACCTTGGAATTGTTTCACGATTGTTCAAGCAAAAAAACATCCTGCTATgaatgtggtttttgttttgttgatgttctaagaattgaacctgggacctcacCAAAGCTGCTAAGTGCTGTACTGCTCAGCTACTCCTCAGT
This genomic window from Chionomys nivalis chromosome 2, mChiNiv1.1, whole genome shotgun sequence contains:
- the Rps19 gene encoding 40S ribosomal protein S19, with the protein product MPGVTVKDVNQQEFVRALAAFLKKSGKLKVPEWVDTVKLAKHKELAPYDENWFYTRAASTARHLYLRGGAGVGSMTKIYGGRQRNGVRPSHFSRGSKSVARRVLQALEGLKMVEKDQDGGRKLTPQGQRDLDRIAGQVAAANKKH